From a region of the Micropterus dolomieu isolate WLL.071019.BEF.003 ecotype Adirondacks linkage group LG21, ASM2129224v1, whole genome shotgun sequence genome:
- the lrrc2 gene encoding leucine-rich repeat-containing protein 2 isoform X2 has product MGLGSKLDVPVCDLSLIRGIWEVRAKKHKQKQKMEQERLEKSALPRIDQQWQYRIYCKTLKTKDRNLLHHYLERSTLTDIQPYAGEEQDQKDQEDQNDLEQIKLTFQLEGDRWMDFPKELQWMTYLKEWHVRGTRICRLPDYLALFTQLTVLEIPKNSIAELPPEIGKLTGLRELNVSYNRLSRVPPELGNCENLERLELAGNHNLSELPFELSSLKQLVHLDIAENRFVSIPVCALRMSSLQVLDLSNNSLSDLPQDMDRLEQLVTLFVHKNNLTYLPHCLTNISTLKMIVVSGDELTCIPTKLCYNPDLKFIRLYDNPESKEKKKEEEKKKNKKKRWREPREEEVKDSREKEFIEAYISTLQDRDTVPYSTTKVSISCLL; this is encoded by the exons ATGGGTTTGGGGAGTAAGCTGGATGTCCCGGTCTGCGATCTGTCTCTGATCAGAGGGATCTGGGAGGTCCgagcaaagaaacacaaacagaaacagaagatgGAGCAGGAGAGGCTCGAGAAGAGTGCACTCCCCAG GATCGACCAGCAGTGGCAGTATCGCATCTACTGTAAGACACTGAAGACCAAAGACCGGAACCTCCTGCACCATTACCTGGAGAGGTCTACACTGACTGATATACAGCCGTACGCAG GAGAGGAGCAGGATCAGAAAGACCAGGAGGATCAGAATGATCTGGAGCAGATCAAACTGACGTTCCAGCTTGAAGGAGATCGTTGGATG GATTTCCCCAAGGAGCTGCAGTGGATGACCTATTTGAAAGAGTGGCATGTCAGGGGGACAAGGATCTGCCGGCTGCCTGACTACCTGGCTCTATTCACCCAGCTCACCGTGCTCGAGATCCCCAAAAACAGTATCGCAGAGCTGCCGCCTGAGATTG GTAAACTGACGGGGTTGAGGGAGTTAAACGTCAGCTACAACCGTCTGTCCAGAGTTCCTCCGGAGCTCGGGAACTGTGAGAACCTGGAGAGACTCGAACTCGCAGGAAACCACAACCTGTCCGAGCTGCCGTTTGAG CTGAGCAGCCTGAAGCAGCTGGTTCACCTGGACATCGCGGAGAACAGGTTTGTTTCGATCCCCGTCTGTGCTCTGAGGATGAGCAGCCTGCAGGTgttggacctgagtaacaacagTCTGAGCGACCTGCCGCAGGACATGGACAG gttgGAGCAGCTGGTCACCCTGTTCGTCCATAAGAACAACCTGACTTACCTTCCTCACTGTCTCACCAACATCTCCACGCTCAAGATGATCGTCGTCAGCGGCGACGAGCTCACCTGCATCCCGACCAAACTGTGCTACAACCCCGACCTCAA GTTTATTCGCTTGTACGACAACCCGGAGagcaaagagaagaagaaggaagaggagaagaagaagaacaagaagaagaggtggagagagccgagagaggaggaggtgaaggacagcagagagaaagagttcATCGAGGCGTACATCAGCACGCTGCAGGACAGAG ACACCGTCCCCTACTCCACCACCAAGGTCTCCATCTCCTGCCTgctgtga
- the lrrc2 gene encoding leucine-rich repeat-containing protein 2 isoform X1: MGLGSKLDVPVCDLSLIRGIWEVRAKKHKQKQKMEQERLEKSALPRIDQQWQYRIYCKTLKTKDRNLLHHYLERSTLTDIQPYAEGEEQDQKDQEDQNDLEQIKLTFQLEGDRWMDFPKELQWMTYLKEWHVRGTRICRLPDYLALFTQLTVLEIPKNSIAELPPEIGKLTGLRELNVSYNRLSRVPPELGNCENLERLELAGNHNLSELPFELSSLKQLVHLDIAENRFVSIPVCALRMSSLQVLDLSNNSLSDLPQDMDRLEQLVTLFVHKNNLTYLPHCLTNISTLKMIVVSGDELTCIPTKLCYNPDLKFIRLYDNPESKEKKKEEEKKKNKKKRWREPREEEVKDSREKEFIEAYISTLQDRDTVPYSTTKVSISCLL, encoded by the exons ATGGGTTTGGGGAGTAAGCTGGATGTCCCGGTCTGCGATCTGTCTCTGATCAGAGGGATCTGGGAGGTCCgagcaaagaaacacaaacagaaacagaagatgGAGCAGGAGAGGCTCGAGAAGAGTGCACTCCCCAG GATCGACCAGCAGTGGCAGTATCGCATCTACTGTAAGACACTGAAGACCAAAGACCGGAACCTCCTGCACCATTACCTGGAGAGGTCTACACTGACTGATATACAGCCGTACGCAG AAGGAGAGGAGCAGGATCAGAAAGACCAGGAGGATCAGAATGATCTGGAGCAGATCAAACTGACGTTCCAGCTTGAAGGAGATCGTTGGATG GATTTCCCCAAGGAGCTGCAGTGGATGACCTATTTGAAAGAGTGGCATGTCAGGGGGACAAGGATCTGCCGGCTGCCTGACTACCTGGCTCTATTCACCCAGCTCACCGTGCTCGAGATCCCCAAAAACAGTATCGCAGAGCTGCCGCCTGAGATTG GTAAACTGACGGGGTTGAGGGAGTTAAACGTCAGCTACAACCGTCTGTCCAGAGTTCCTCCGGAGCTCGGGAACTGTGAGAACCTGGAGAGACTCGAACTCGCAGGAAACCACAACCTGTCCGAGCTGCCGTTTGAG CTGAGCAGCCTGAAGCAGCTGGTTCACCTGGACATCGCGGAGAACAGGTTTGTTTCGATCCCCGTCTGTGCTCTGAGGATGAGCAGCCTGCAGGTgttggacctgagtaacaacagTCTGAGCGACCTGCCGCAGGACATGGACAG gttgGAGCAGCTGGTCACCCTGTTCGTCCATAAGAACAACCTGACTTACCTTCCTCACTGTCTCACCAACATCTCCACGCTCAAGATGATCGTCGTCAGCGGCGACGAGCTCACCTGCATCCCGACCAAACTGTGCTACAACCCCGACCTCAA GTTTATTCGCTTGTACGACAACCCGGAGagcaaagagaagaagaaggaagaggagaagaagaagaacaagaagaagaggtggagagagccgagagaggaggaggtgaaggacagcagagagaaagagttcATCGAGGCGTACATCAGCACGCTGCAGGACAGAG ACACCGTCCCCTACTCCACCACCAAGGTCTCCATCTCCTGCCTgctgtga